The segment CGGTAATTTGGTTGGAAACGGGGCATTTGAGCTGAATGACCGCGTTGTTAACGAGAAAATCGTATTAACACCAAATCCGCACTATTGGGATCATAAAAATACAGTGATCACTAAAGTGACTTTTGTTCCCATCAACCAAGAATCTCATGCGACTAACCGCTATTTAGCGGGGGATTTAGATATCACGGAATCCTTTCCAAAGCAGCGCTATCAAAAATTATTACAAGATATTCCTAACGAAGTTTTTACTCCGGATCAACTAGGTACCTATTACTACGCATTTAATACCCAGCGCGCGCCGACCAATGATGTCAGGGTTCGTCAGGCATTATCAATGGCAATTGACCGCCAATTGATTGCTAGCAAAGTCTTAGGGACAGGGGAAAAACCCGCGAATTATTTTACACCCGATGTGACAGCAGGTTTTAAGCCACAAAAAGGGCTGTATCAGACTCATAAACAGAAAGAGTTAGACCAACAAGCCAAAGCATTATTGAAACAAGCAGGGTACAGTGAAGCGCATCCTTTGGAATTGACGTTGCTGTATAACAGCTCAGAAAACCATCAAAAAATTGCCATTGCGATTGCTTCTATGTGGAAGAAAAAACTCGGGGTACAAGTTAAATTAGTTAACCAAGAGTGGAAAACCTATATTGATAGCCGTAACACCGGAAATTTTGATGTGATCCGTGCTTCTTGGATTGGTGATTTTAATGAGCCATCGACATTCTTATCACTGCTAACTTCTCAACATAGTGGCAATATTCCTAAGTTTAATAGTCCGCAATATGACGCATTAATGACTTCAGCCAGTATTGAAACGAATGATGCGCAGCGTAATGTGTATTACAACCAAGCAGAAGCCATTATTGCAAAAGAAGCGCCAATTGCGCCAATTTATCAATATACGAATGCGCGCTTGATTAAACCGTGGTTAAAAGGTTATCCGATTGAAAATCCAGAGGATGTGGCATATAGCCATAGCTTCTATATGATTAAGCATTAGAATGAAATTTAGCCAGTGCAGATGTGCTGGTTAAATTTTGGGAGCCCCAAAATAAAAAAAACTCCTTCCACTGGAGAGTCGGAAGGAGGACCAAAAAGGAATAAACACTACAGAACTAATAATAGGAAAAAACTTTGCTGTTTTATTGCTAATTTGTGTCAATCAAATGGGATCTCTCTAGCAAAAATTGAGAAATTTCATTGGGCTATAAATTTTGCATAACATCTTATTTTACTGTTTTTATTTTCCTTTGCTTAACACCTACTTAAACTTTGTATTTTGATTTTGTTATTGAAATCATTGCAATATTCCCTTTAATCAACTAAAAATACCTTACTTTTCAATTTAAGGAGATATTGCATGGCGTCGACCTATGGATCGCAATTTCAACACTCTAACCCCGTTCATGCCTTTCAGTTAGATGGAGACGGTGGTGTTCTTCCAATCGATTTAAATGCCACTGCAACACAGCAATCTCCATTTTGGCTGCATTACGATTATAAAAATAAAGAGACGTCTAGCTGGATCCAACAGACTGATTTGTTTAATGACCAAGTGAAATCGTCACTGACGGGTAAAATGAATCGTATGCGGATGGTGCGTATTGGTGATGGCGTTCTACTGACATTACAAACTCTGAATAACACGGCAGGACAACGCCCTGAACAATTGGTGGCCTTTCGTATTTTTATGAATAGCCGTTTGATTGTTTCATGTCGTCATCGACGTGTTCACTCATTGGATTCTGTTATTGATGATCTTAAAGAAGGCGTCGGTGCTCAGAGTACCGGTGAATGGCTTGCCGATGTCACCGATGCGATGACCGATGAAATTAGTGATTTCACCGATTCTCTTCACGAGCGTCTTATTGAAATGGAAGACTTGATATTACATGGTGAAATTCCTGAGCGTGGGGAATTAGCGTTATTGCGTAAACAGATTATTGTCGTACGCCGTTATATGGCGCCGCAGCGGGATATGTTCTCTCGATTAACCGCTGAAAAATTATTATGGTTAGATGATAACGACAGACGTCGTTTACAAGAAATTTCAGACAGATTAGGGCGCTGTATTGAAGATTTAGATGGTTTTATTGCTCGTACTGCCATTATGTCTGATGAAATTACGAATATGATGACGGAAATGATGAATCGCCGAATTTATACCATGTCATTAATGGCGATGATATTTTTACCAACCACATTTTTAACTGGTTTATTTGGTGTGAACTTAGGGGGGATCCCCGGTAATGAATTTAAGTTTGCCTTCAGTGCGTTTTGTTTATTACTCGCCTGCTTAATCGCTACAGTATTTTGGTGGTTAAAAAGAAGTCGATGGCTATAAGAAAGGTGAATTGTTCTGGATAATGGGCGCTAGTTTGAGATAAATCAATAAAGGGTATAGGGTTTTAAGGCAATATTACTCCCGCAGGTGAATGCAACGTTGAGCGATGAACGTTGTGCTCCATAATTGTAGTTTTTCTCATATTGAGTTCTTATACAGAATAATTGACCACTGTAATGCCGATGTATTTTACATCGGCTTTTTTTTGCATAAAATCTGACGCTACCCCTGAATTTCTCCAGAGATAGCGGATCAATTTTTATTATCTTACTTAACTTCAATCACATCTAAGCGCTCAGCACTGTAGTCTGGCTGATCATCTTCATCAATCATTGGCTGAGCAGGCAATTCTTCGCGGTCAAAAGCCATATCACCACCATTGATCACTGCATCACCATGTGAAATATTTTTAAAATCAAATAGTTCAGTATCACATAAGTGAGATGATACAACGTTTTGAGTTGCTCTAAACATGGTTTCAATACGTCCAGGGTAACGTTTATCCCAATCGCGCAGCATCTCTTTAATG is part of the Providencia zhijiangensis genome and harbors:
- a CDS encoding peptide ABC transporter substrate-binding protein, which produces MHKRSLTSLAVFISSLFLSTPVISATVPAGTVLSENQEVVRHLKDEPASLDPIKSVGLTEAQVMRDLFEGLVNQDNHGKPIPGVALNWHTDDNRTWIFQLRPEASWSNGEPVTADDFVYSWRRLVTPTNTSPFAWFAALAGINNAQDIIDGKLPPEQLGVEAVDKHTLKIVLNKPVPYFPSLTANFSLFPVHRGTIEQYGADWIKVGNLVGNGAFELNDRVVNEKIVLTPNPHYWDHKNTVITKVTFVPINQESHATNRYLAGDLDITESFPKQRYQKLLQDIPNEVFTPDQLGTYYYAFNTQRAPTNDVRVRQALSMAIDRQLIASKVLGTGEKPANYFTPDVTAGFKPQKGLYQTHKQKELDQQAKALLKQAGYSEAHPLELTLLYNSSENHQKIAIAIASMWKKKLGVQVKLVNQEWKTYIDSRNTGNFDVIRASWIGDFNEPSTFLSLLTSQHSGNIPKFNSPQYDALMTSASIETNDAQRNVYYNQAEAIIAKEAPIAPIYQYTNARLIKPWLKGYPIENPEDVAYSHSFYMIKH
- the zntB gene encoding zinc transporter ZntB; this encodes MASTYGSQFQHSNPVHAFQLDGDGGVLPIDLNATATQQSPFWLHYDYKNKETSSWIQQTDLFNDQVKSSLTGKMNRMRMVRIGDGVLLTLQTLNNTAGQRPEQLVAFRIFMNSRLIVSCRHRRVHSLDSVIDDLKEGVGAQSTGEWLADVTDAMTDEISDFTDSLHERLIEMEDLILHGEIPERGELALLRKQIIVVRRYMAPQRDMFSRLTAEKLLWLDDNDRRRLQEISDRLGRCIEDLDGFIARTAIMSDEITNMMTEMMNRRIYTMSLMAMIFLPTTFLTGLFGVNLGGIPGNEFKFAFSAFCLLLACLIATVFWWLKRSRWL